The Halalkalibacter krulwichiae genome has a segment encoding these proteins:
- a CDS encoding sulfite exporter TauE/SafE family protein, giving the protein MDFAFIMTIFLIGFIGSYISGMLGIGGSIIKYPMLLYIPPLFGLAAFSAHEVSGISAIQVFFATIGGVWAYRKGGYLNKTLIIYMGSAILIGSFVGGYGSKLMSEGGINLIYGILALIAAVMMFIPKKGIDDVPLDQVTFNKWLAASFALIVGIGAGIVGAAGAFLLVPIMLVVLKIPTRMTIASSLAITFISSIGATVGKITTGQIDYFPAFIMIVASLLASPLGAMAGKKMNAKVLQVILAVLIAATAVKIWVDIL; this is encoded by the coding sequence ATGGATTTTGCTTTTATTATGACAATCTTTCTGATTGGTTTCATAGGGTCTTATATTTCAGGAATGTTAGGAATTGGCGGATCAATTATTAAATATCCCATGCTGTTATATATTCCACCATTGTTTGGTTTAGCTGCTTTTAGTGCGCATGAGGTTTCAGGTATTAGTGCCATTCAAGTGTTCTTTGCGACAATTGGTGGTGTCTGGGCTTACCGCAAAGGTGGATACTTAAATAAGACGTTAATAATTTATATGGGATCAGCGATTCTAATTGGTAGCTTTGTAGGTGGTTATGGATCAAAACTAATGTCGGAAGGTGGAATTAACCTCATTTACGGGATTTTAGCATTAATTGCAGCTGTGATGATGTTTATTCCTAAAAAAGGAATTGATGATGTTCCACTTGATCAAGTGACATTTAATAAATGGTTAGCGGCTAGCTTTGCATTAATTGTAGGGATTGGTGCGGGGATTGTCGGTGCTGCTGGGGCATTCTTATTGGTCCCAATCATGCTTGTTGTATTAAAAATTCCAACGCGCATGACAATCGCTTCTTCATTAGCGATTACCTTCATCTCATCGATTGGCGCCACCGTCGGAAAGATTACAACAGGACAGATTGATTATTTTCCAGCTTTTATTATGATTGTGGCGAGTTTACTAGCCTCTCCACTAGGGGCAATGGCAGGGAAGAAGATGAATGCCAAGGTTTTGCAGGTGATATTAGCTGTATTGATTGCAGCAACAGCAGTGAAGATTTGGGTAGATATATTATAA
- a CDS encoding tRNA dihydrouridine synthase, with amino-acid sequence MKDNFWRDLPRPFFILAPMEEVTDVVFRHVVSTAARPDVFFTEFANSESYCHSEGNKSVRGRLTFTEDEQPIVAHIWGDKPENFRQMSIGMAKLGFKGIDINMGCPVPNVARQGKGSGLIRRPEVAADLIQAAKAGGLPVSVKTRLGFTDVDEWREWLTHILKQDIVNLSIHLRTREEMSKVDAHWELIPEIKELRDQVAPDTLLTINGDILDRQTGLKLAHQYGVDGVMIGRGIFNNPFAFEKEPKDHSSKELLDLLRLHMDLHDKYSGLELRPFKALHRFFKIYVKGFRGASELRNQLMKTESTDEVRELLDNFAATNI; translated from the coding sequence ATGAAAGATAACTTTTGGCGTGATTTACCACGACCTTTTTTTATACTGGCACCAATGGAAGAAGTGACGGATGTTGTTTTTCGTCATGTAGTAAGCACGGCAGCGAGACCCGATGTATTTTTTACAGAGTTTGCAAATAGTGAGAGTTATTGTCACTCAGAGGGAAACAAAAGTGTACGCGGGCGTTTGACTTTTACAGAGGATGAACAACCAATTGTAGCCCATATATGGGGAGATAAGCCTGAGAATTTTCGACAAATGAGTATTGGTATGGCGAAACTTGGTTTTAAGGGTATTGATATAAATATGGGCTGTCCTGTACCTAATGTGGCACGGCAGGGGAAGGGAAGTGGCCTTATCCGTCGTCCGGAAGTTGCAGCAGATTTAATACAAGCAGCAAAAGCAGGAGGATTGCCCGTAAGTGTGAAGACAAGGCTAGGTTTCACGGATGTAGATGAATGGCGCGAATGGCTGACGCACATTTTGAAACAAGATATTGTTAATCTTTCTATTCATCTGCGGACAAGAGAGGAAATGAGCAAAGTAGATGCCCATTGGGAATTGATTCCGGAGATAAAGGAACTTCGTGACCAGGTAGCACCAGATACACTTTTGACGATTAATGGCGATATCCTTGACCGTCAAACTGGATTGAAGCTCGCCCACCAATATGGGGTTGATGGGGTTATGATTGGTCGTGGTATTTTCAATAATCCGTTTGCTTTTGAAAAAGAGCCGAAAGATCATAGTAGTAAGGAATTGCTTGATCTTTTACGATTGCATATGGATCTTCATGATAAATATTCAGGGTTAGAGCTACGTCCGTTTAAAGCTCTGCATCGCTTTTTTAAGATATATGTTAAAGGATTTCGAGGGGCAAGTGAATTAAGAAATCAACTAATGAAAACAGAGTCAACAGATGAAGTGCGTGAATTACTTGATAATTTTGCGGCAACGAATATTTGA
- a CDS encoding SLC13 family permease encodes MTFEIGFVLLVVITMLICLIKEVARPDFIVFCALAVLLLTGVISPSDALRGFSNEGMLTVALLFIVAGAVKQSGLLTPIVTKALGSGRNQRRSLLQMMVPMTTLSAFLNNTPIVVMFTPVVRKWCKERNISPSKFLIPLSYATIFGGTLTLIGTSTNLVIHGFMLENGMDGFSMFQLAIVSLPAGLLGILYMVTIGYKLLPTRKTSEESFKEASREFLSEAYVEVNSPLIGKTIEQAGLRSLQGLYLIEVIRNGDRTAPVASFLKLKENDRLIFTGVLSTIVELQNIKGLRVETGTKLKLENLQNGSASLVEAVVSHQSSLIQQTVKESRFRSNYDAGIVAIHRNDERINSKVGDIKIKPGDTLLLLANKDFANRWSNSRDFYLMSQIEDPEIINPKKSVIAITTLIIMILLATFNILPMFKAAVLAVITLFVTKTISFEGARKYIQFDVLLLIACAIGIGIALEQTGAAALVANYFVLMTKGAGVIGAIIVVYFLTTLFTEIITNNAAAVLMFPISLAIANQLSVDPMAFFVAIAIAASASFATPIGYQANLIVYGPGGYRFSDYLKIGIPLNILYLVVTVVIVYFVWVV; translated from the coding sequence ATGACTTTTGAAATTGGATTTGTGCTACTAGTTGTAATTACGATGCTCATTTGCCTAATAAAAGAAGTAGCTAGACCTGATTTTATTGTCTTTTGTGCATTGGCAGTTTTATTGTTGACTGGGGTAATATCACCATCTGATGCATTAAGGGGTTTTTCTAATGAAGGAATGTTGACAGTAGCTCTACTTTTTATTGTTGCCGGTGCGGTAAAACAAAGCGGATTATTAACTCCGATTGTAACCAAAGCTTTGGGATCTGGAAGAAATCAAAGAAGATCACTTCTTCAAATGATGGTTCCCATGACAACGCTATCTGCATTTTTAAATAATACACCTATCGTTGTCATGTTTACCCCAGTAGTTCGTAAGTGGTGTAAGGAGCGGAATATTTCACCATCAAAGTTTTTAATTCCATTATCGTATGCCACCATTTTTGGTGGTACGCTAACTCTTATAGGTACTTCTACTAATCTAGTGATACATGGATTTATGCTAGAGAATGGGATGGATGGTTTTTCAATGTTTCAACTTGCTATCGTTAGTCTTCCTGCAGGCCTTCTAGGGATTTTATATATGGTAACAATTGGATATAAGCTTCTGCCGACTAGGAAAACGTCAGAAGAATCTTTTAAAGAAGCCTCACGTGAATTTTTATCAGAAGCATATGTGGAAGTGAATTCTCCATTAATAGGAAAAACAATTGAGCAAGCTGGATTAAGAAGTTTACAAGGGCTTTATTTAATAGAGGTGATACGAAACGGTGATAGGACGGCTCCAGTAGCCTCTTTTTTAAAATTAAAAGAAAATGACCGTTTAATTTTCACAGGGGTACTATCTACAATCGTAGAGTTACAAAACATAAAAGGATTACGCGTTGAAACGGGGACAAAGTTGAAATTAGAGAATCTACAAAACGGAAGTGCATCATTAGTTGAAGCAGTCGTATCTCATCAATCTTCATTAATTCAACAAACAGTAAAAGAAAGTCGATTTAGAAGTAACTACGATGCTGGTATTGTGGCTATTCATCGGAATGATGAAAGAATTAATAGTAAGGTTGGGGACATTAAGATAAAGCCTGGAGATACGTTGCTTCTTTTAGCGAATAAAGACTTTGCCAACAGGTGGTCTAATTCAAGAGATTTCTATTTGATGTCTCAAATTGAAGATCCAGAGATTATAAATCCGAAAAAGTCAGTTATTGCGATTACAACGTTGATCATTATGATTCTTCTTGCAACGTTTAATATTTTACCGATGTTTAAGGCAGCAGTGCTAGCGGTCATTACTCTTTTTGTAACCAAGACCATTTCATTTGAAGGGGCTAGGAAATATATACAATTTGATGTGTTGTTGTTAATTGCTTGTGCGATCGGAATAGGAATAGCTTTGGAACAAACAGGTGCTGCGGCGTTAGTTGCTAATTATTTTGTTCTGATGACAAAGGGTGCAGGCGTGATTGGAGCAATTATTGTCGTTTATTTTTTAACAACGTTATTTACGGAAATCATTACGAATAACGCTGCAGCAGTTCTAATGTTTCCGATATCCCTTGCAATTGCTAACCAATTGTCAGTAGATCCGATGGCTTTTTTTGTGGCCATTGCCATTGCCGCTTCCGCTAGTTTTGCTACACCAATTGGGTACCAAGCAAACTTAATCGTATATGGTCCTGGAGGTTACAGATTCTCTGACTATCTGAAAATTGGAATACCACTAAATATTTTATATCTTGTTGTTACTGTAGTAATTGTTTATTTTGTATGGGTTGTTTAA